The following proteins are co-located in the Campylobacter concisus genome:
- a CDS encoding F0F1 ATP synthase subunit C, which translates to MKKIVFLILGLAAFAFGADGEMIRSYSVIAGGIGLGLAALGGAIGMGNTAAATISGTARNPGVGSKLMTTMFIALAMIEAQVIYALVITLIVLYANPMLG; encoded by the coding sequence ATGAAAAAGATCGTGTTTTTAATTCTTGGTCTTGCTGCGTTCGCATTTGGCGCTGACGGTGAGATGATTAGATCATATTCAGTTATAGCTGGTGGTATTGGCCTTGGTCTTGCAGCTCTTGGTGGCGCTATTGGTATGGGTAACACAGCTGCTGCAACAATTAGTGGAACAGCTAGAAACCCAGGCGTTGGTAGCAAACTTATGACTACAATGTTTATCGCTCTTGCGATGATCGAAGCACAAGTTATCTACGCACTTGTTATTACACTTATCGTTCTTTACGCAAACCCAATGCTTGGCTAA
- a CDS encoding sodium-dependent transporter, protein MINEKFSKIGFVLAMAGSAVGLGNAWKFPTMVGNNGGSAFIILYLLLTFAIAFVAFLAELSIGKLGESDVVSSIYKLAPKHKKIWSLSGFFMIGAILIASFYMVVIGWILKYIYLSFSPLLSNQEEAVQQFNTLLANDLTSAVLCFSLVFLMVFFAVSKGVKSGIEKLNIWMMPGLFILLVCILFYAISMGDGFIKAAKFLFVPNFSAITPDVILQALGLAFFSLSMGVGVIPTYAANLPERTNLIKSTLSIIFINILIGIMMGLVVFTFIFAYGADSTASGPGLIFISLVTLFAKLGIVGNVMAIAFFVSLLFAGVTSAVSMIEPFAYYLVRKFEISRKMALVYIGIFVYILGLFCIFSYYAQTANIFSIFGKPVFDALDFLTSNIMMPIGAIIFSFFVGYKLKKESLYLLFGEFMGKVFFEIWYFTLRYIVPIAICAIMIYQIAGK, encoded by the coding sequence ATGATAAATGAAAAATTTTCAAAAATAGGCTTTGTTCTTGCTATGGCAGGATCGGCTGTTGGACTTGGTAATGCATGGAAATTTCCAACAATGGTAGGAAACAATGGTGGCTCAGCGTTTATAATTTTATATTTACTTCTCACGTTTGCTATTGCTTTTGTAGCGTTTTTAGCGGAGCTTAGCATTGGTAAGCTTGGTGAGAGTGACGTTGTAAGCTCCATTTATAAACTTGCTCCAAAGCATAAAAAAATATGGTCTCTTTCAGGCTTTTTTATGATAGGAGCGATACTTATTGCTTCGTTTTATATGGTTGTCATTGGCTGGATATTAAAGTATATTTATCTTAGCTTTTCGCCACTTTTAAGCAATCAAGAAGAGGCAGTCCAGCAGTTTAATACACTTTTGGCAAATGATCTAACCAGTGCCGTGCTTTGCTTTAGTCTAGTCTTTTTAATGGTATTTTTTGCTGTTTCAAAAGGTGTGAAAAGTGGCATTGAAAAGCTAAATATCTGGATGATGCCGGGTCTTTTTATACTGCTTGTTTGTATACTTTTTTATGCAATTAGCATGGGTGATGGCTTTATTAAGGCGGCTAAATTTTTATTTGTACCAAATTTTAGCGCGATCACACCAGATGTGATTTTACAGGCTCTTGGACTTGCGTTTTTTTCGCTATCTATGGGCGTTGGCGTCATACCAACATATGCTGCAAATTTACCAGAGCGTACAAATTTAATAAAATCAACACTTTCTATCATTTTTATAAATATATTAATAGGCATTATGATGGGACTTGTGGTCTTTACATTTATATTTGCTTATGGAGCTGATAGTACGGCAAGTGGACCAGGGCTTATTTTTATCTCACTTGTTACGCTTTTTGCAAAGCTTGGGATAGTTGGCAATGTTATGGCTATCGCATTTTTTGTTTCACTTTTATTTGCTGGTGTTACAAGTGCTGTTTCGATGATAGAACCATTTGCTTATTATTTGGTTAGAAAATTTGAAATTTCACGCAAAATGGCTCTTGTTTATATTGGAATTTTTGTCTATATTTTAGGCCTTTTTTGTATTTTTTCATATTATGCGCAGACGGCTAATATCTTTAGTATATTTGGCAAGCCAGTCTTTGATGCGCTTGATTTTCTTACTTCAAATATAATGATGCCAATAGGTGCCATAATTTTTAGCTTTTTTGTAGGCTACAAGCTCAAAAAAGAGAGCCTATATCTACTCTTTGGCGAATTTATGGGAAAAGTATTTTTTGAAATTTGGTACTTTACTCTAAGATACATCGTGCCAATTGCAATTTGTGCCATCATGATCTATCAAATAGCAGGTAAATGA
- a CDS encoding VIT1/CCC1 transporter family protein, translated as MLDKKRALKQLQNEADDTAIYTLLEASEKNEENKKILRKLITEEKRHYAFCQKITGESRTANLFKVIFYTILVKIFGTSFTLKFMESREEDAEQFYLDIVDEYPEAKDIYNEEVNHENNLISMLKDTKLVNAGGIVLGMNDALVELTGTLSGIALAFSNTKSVGATGLIMGIAAALSMAGSAYLESKENPSDEIKPLTYSLYTGGSYIITTAFLILPFFIFSSGVYAVLSMFFFAFVAIITYNFYISVAKELKFLPRVIEMCVITFGVAVISFGIGFLVKHYFGLDI; from the coding sequence ATGCTAGATAAAAAACGTGCTTTAAAACAGCTGCAAAACGAAGCAGATGATACCGCTATATATACGTTACTTGAAGCTAGTGAAAAAAATGAAGAAAATAAAAAAATACTTCGTAAATTAATCACTGAAGAAAAACGACATTATGCTTTTTGCCAAAAGATAACAGGTGAGAGCAGAACTGCAAATTTATTCAAAGTCATCTTCTATACGATACTTGTTAAAATTTTTGGTACATCTTTTACTTTAAAATTTATGGAATCACGTGAAGAAGACGCAGAGCAATTTTATCTTGATATCGTTGATGAGTATCCTGAAGCTAAAGATATTTATAATGAAGAAGTAAATCATGAAAATAATTTAATCTCTATGCTAAAAGACACAAAGCTCGTAAATGCCGGCGGCATTGTTCTTGGTATGAATGACGCATTAGTTGAGTTAACTGGCACACTAAGTGGCATCGCTCTAGCTTTTTCAAATACAAAATCAGTTGGTGCAACGGGCCTTATCATGGGCATTGCAGCTGCACTTTCCATGGCAGGGTCAGCCTATCTCGAGTCAAAAGAAAATCCAAGCGACGAGATCAAACCGCTTACCTATTCGCTATACACAGGTGGTTCGTACATCATAACAACGGCGTTTTTGATACTTCCATTTTTCATCTTTTCAAGTGGTGTTTACGCTGTCTTGTCGATGTTTTTCTTTGCCTTTGTTGCCATTATCACTTACAACTTTTACATAAGCGTGGCAAAAGAGCTTAAATTTTTGCCAAGAGTGATTGAAATGTGTGTAATAACTTTTGGTGTTGCGGTCATTTCATTTGGTATTGGCTTTTTAGTCAAGCACTATTTTGGCTTAGATATTTAA